In the Corynebacterium gerontici genome, one interval contains:
- a CDS encoding Dyp-type peroxidase, with the protein MFHQSGILGIGTTDHSFIEFNLRQPSAEAIAAIVEAVNLPTTAGANVVVGFKPSLWAQFAEAKDIPDNVHDFDEAIQGPDGFSMPATQCDGWLWVHASTRSQAFDVLKHLLKTLGGVLELKTETTGWVYESNRDLTGFEDGTENPGLLEAPSVIAIPDGEPGAGSSVLLFQLWKHKSRAWEALPVEEQELAMGRTKDESEELDEEIMPDSSHVSRTVVEVDGEELEIYRRNVAYGDHREHGTVFVGFSFDQWRTEEMLRRMAGADGGPRDEITRFTEPVSGAWYVCPSIDALVKFLD; encoded by the coding sequence GTGTTTCATCAAAGCGGAATCCTAGGAATCGGTACCACTGACCACTCCTTCATCGAATTCAATCTGCGGCAGCCTTCAGCGGAAGCCATTGCAGCGATCGTCGAGGCTGTCAATTTGCCCACCACCGCGGGCGCCAATGTGGTGGTGGGCTTCAAACCCAGCCTGTGGGCGCAGTTTGCAGAGGCCAAGGACATTCCCGACAACGTCCACGACTTCGATGAGGCAATACAAGGCCCAGATGGTTTTTCCATGCCCGCCACTCAGTGCGACGGCTGGCTGTGGGTTCATGCCTCCACCCGCTCCCAAGCATTTGACGTACTCAAGCACCTGCTCAAGACACTCGGTGGCGTTCTTGAACTCAAAACTGAGACCACCGGTTGGGTCTACGAATCCAATCGCGACCTCACCGGTTTTGAAGACGGTACCGAAAACCCTGGTCTGCTCGAAGCTCCCAGCGTGATTGCCATTCCCGATGGCGAGCCGGGCGCCGGGTCCTCGGTGCTGCTCTTTCAATTGTGGAAGCACAAGTCCCGCGCTTGGGAGGCGTTGCCCGTGGAAGAACAAGAACTCGCCATGGGTCGCACGAAAGATGAAAGCGAGGAATTGGATGAGGAAATCATGCCCGATTCCTCTCACGTCTCGCGCACCGTGGTTGAGGTAGACGGTGAGGAACTAGAAATCTATCGCCGCAACGTTGCCTACGGCGATCACCGCGAACACGGCACGGTGTTTGTGGGTTTCAGTTTTGATCAGTGGCGCACCGAAGAAATGCTTCGACGCATGGCAGGCGCAGATGGTGGCCCGCGCGATGAGATCACGCGATTCACCGAGCCTGTTTCCGGCGCGTGGTACGTGTGCCCCTCCATTGACGCTTTGGTGAAGTTCCTGGACTAG
- a CDS encoding alpha/beta hydrolase, producing MSLPLKSGELLTSALLHREHAQTLQSLAQEQRQRWQQGFALVEGEAFEAGQAMLGRNLEAWLKPAGIFEQASAILEQTAKAQAELEQWMHRLSHIPQFILDAIPALNGTFALISALGNELDAACAAELNSLCAQAQDTPALGNLDGAQVLQLGDGTAVVAFGSLDEASSIITMVPGVGSSNPETWPEKIEDARTVAASTGAATVAWMGYVAPPNVVGGIAHRPAHQGAAALQEFQDSLRQRNPDAKLIVLGHSYGSTVTGLAAHEGLEADTIIYAGSPGVKGYPKNEDTKIIATLNAQDPIGLSGNNFGAIHGLDPASAGYRSEKWPIAARGHSYVDKAEFLERLKTEVE from the coding sequence ATGAGCCTGCCATTGAAATCCGGGGAACTACTCACCAGCGCACTTTTACATCGCGAACACGCACAAACACTACAAAGTCTCGCGCAGGAGCAACGACAGCGCTGGCAGCAAGGTTTTGCACTCGTTGAAGGTGAGGCTTTTGAGGCGGGACAAGCAATGCTGGGGAGGAATCTCGAGGCGTGGCTCAAGCCTGCGGGAATCTTTGAGCAAGCCAGCGCCATTCTTGAACAAACTGCGAAGGCTCAAGCCGAATTAGAGCAATGGATGCATCGCCTTTCGCACATACCGCAATTCATCTTAGATGCCATCCCGGCGCTCAATGGAACCTTCGCACTGATCAGCGCACTTGGCAATGAACTCGACGCCGCATGTGCCGCAGAATTGAACTCATTGTGCGCCCAAGCCCAAGACACCCCAGCACTAGGCAACCTCGACGGCGCCCAAGTATTGCAGTTGGGTGACGGCACTGCGGTTGTTGCCTTTGGCAGTTTGGATGAAGCGAGCAGCATTATCACCATGGTGCCTGGCGTTGGGAGCTCGAACCCAGAAACATGGCCAGAAAAGATTGAGGACGCACGAACGGTAGCTGCCAGCACCGGGGCGGCCACGGTGGCGTGGATGGGCTACGTTGCGCCGCCGAACGTTGTCGGCGGTATTGCGCACCGCCCAGCGCACCAAGGTGCCGCGGCACTGCAGGAATTTCAGGACTCATTGCGGCAACGCAATCCCGACGCGAAGCTCATCGTCTTGGGGCATTCCTATGGCTCAACCGTCACCGGCTTGGCAGCGCATGAAGGGCTGGAAGCGGACACCATCATCTACGCGGGAAGCCCCGGGGTGAAGGGTTATCCCAAAAACGAAGACACCAAGATCATCGCCACGCTCAACGCCCAGGACCCCATCGGACTCAGCGGCAACAACTTTGGAGCTATCCACGGACTTGATCCAGCCTCAGCGGGGTATCGCAGCGAAAAGTGGCCGATTGCAGCGCGCGGCCATTCCTACGTTGATAAGGCGGAGTTCCTGGAACGGTTGAAAACCGAAGTGGAGTAG
- a CDS encoding carbon-nitrogen hydrolase family protein — MRIAVAQITSGADKSENLELVREYSQRAADQGAQLVVFPEATMQGFGTGRLDHNAEPLDGPFVQALESIADSSSITILAGVFSPADQVERDGKAFNRIDNVAVVRGKAQANYKKIHTYDAFGYRESDTVRPGEALCTFELFDVTFGIAICFDIRYPEQFRELARAGAQVILVPASWNDGEDKQRQWELLSAARALDSTSFVVACGQARPEDERPSEAPTGIGYSRVLDPTGQVIASAGATPELLVVDIDPEVVAKVRKTLPVL, encoded by the coding sequence ATGCGAATTGCTGTGGCACAAATTACTAGTGGAGCGGATAAATCCGAGAACTTGGAGCTCGTCCGTGAATACTCCCAACGCGCTGCGGATCAAGGCGCGCAGTTGGTGGTGTTCCCGGAGGCGACGATGCAGGGTTTTGGCACTGGCCGCCTCGACCACAACGCGGAGCCCCTTGACGGGCCATTTGTGCAGGCGCTTGAATCCATCGCGGACTCTTCGAGCATCACCATCCTCGCCGGCGTTTTTAGCCCTGCTGACCAGGTGGAACGCGATGGAAAGGCCTTCAATCGCATCGACAATGTTGCCGTCGTTCGCGGCAAGGCGCAGGCGAATTACAAGAAAATCCACACCTACGATGCTTTCGGATACAGGGAGTCGGATACGGTTCGTCCCGGCGAAGCGCTGTGCACTTTTGAGCTTTTCGACGTCACCTTCGGCATTGCCATCTGTTTCGATATCCGCTACCCGGAGCAATTCCGAGAGCTTGCGCGCGCTGGTGCCCAGGTGATCCTGGTACCCGCATCGTGGAATGACGGTGAGGATAAGCAGCGTCAATGGGAATTGCTCAGCGCCGCACGAGCCCTGGATTCCACCTCCTTCGTGGTGGCCTGCGGCCAAGCGCGTCCGGAAGATGAACGCCCAAGTGAGGCACCTACGGGCATTGGCTACTCCAGAGTGTTGGATCCAACTGGCCAGGTGATCGCCAGCGCCGGGGCAACGCCCGAGCTACTCGTGGTGGACATTGATCCGGAGGTGGTGGCGAAGGTACGCAAGACCTTACCGGTGCTCTAG
- a CDS encoding oxidoreductase: protein MSHVTVAQRLAEHREAFRTAAFGHQPHASLLCDATIAASNQDLEQEFRANAPAIAAAGVRQVDAERISAAIREFCQDLPFSEVLEAERHVRAAAKAIEHAEPETLISARVLHVERRARRVSVIRLLADQPLRYASGQYVPVSDHFGSRRYFFPAIPANESGQVEFHIFGETTARLGDRWLIGEGRGGFRFDPNRDNLLIAHSTGFAALRSLLLELFSQPDPPRTHLAFAAEYPGELYELASLWQIASAAPWLIVMPIVSNPVDEWWVGATSHSKPPRGLHLPQHGQAGEVLAGFGSWGDRNILIAGPQEQVQQSRAALIQVGAPPAQISSQDFTFRPFWRSSATEF from the coding sequence GTGAGTCACGTAACCGTTGCGCAGCGCCTCGCGGAGCATCGCGAGGCCTTTCGCACGGCCGCTTTTGGGCATCAGCCACACGCCTCATTGCTGTGCGATGCCACCATTGCCGCCAGCAACCAAGATTTGGAGCAGGAGTTTCGCGCCAATGCCCCAGCGATCGCTGCGGCGGGCGTTCGGCAGGTAGACGCGGAAAGAATCAGTGCAGCTATCCGGGAATTCTGTCAGGATCTACCGTTTAGCGAGGTGCTTGAAGCCGAGCGACATGTCCGCGCCGCGGCTAAGGCAATCGAGCACGCCGAACCCGAAACACTCATCAGTGCTCGCGTGCTTCACGTTGAGCGCAGGGCACGTCGAGTCAGCGTGATTCGACTTCTCGCAGATCAGCCACTGCGCTACGCCAGCGGGCAGTACGTTCCGGTGAGCGATCACTTTGGTAGCAGGCGGTATTTTTTCCCTGCCATTCCAGCTAATGAATCAGGGCAAGTTGAGTTCCATATCTTCGGCGAAACCACGGCCCGCCTTGGGGATCGCTGGCTCATTGGGGAGGGCCGAGGCGGATTCCGCTTTGACCCCAACCGTGACAATCTCCTGATTGCCCACAGCACCGGATTCGCAGCCCTTCGCTCCCTGCTGCTCGAACTTTTCTCTCAGCCCGACCCCCCGCGCACACACCTTGCCTTTGCGGCGGAATATCCCGGTGAGCTCTACGAGCTCGCCAGTTTGTGGCAAATAGCCAGCGCCGCACCGTGGCTGATCGTCATGCCCATTGTGAGCAACCCTGTGGACGAGTGGTGGGTCGGAGCAACCTCCCATTCAAAGCCACCGCGAGGCCTCCACCTGCCACAACATGGGCAGGCGGGCGAGGTGCTGGCCGGTTTCGGTTCATGGGGCGACCGCAATATCTTGATCGCCGGCCCGCAAGAGCAGGTGCAGCAAAGTCGCGCCGCCCTCATTCAGGTCGGAGCGCCGCCAGCGCAGATCAGCAGCCAGGATTTCACCTTCCGCCCCTTCTGGCGAAGCAGCGCCACCGAGTTCTAG
- a CDS encoding LLM class flavin-dependent oxidoreductase has protein sequence MKAFGFLSFGHYSLNGHPSGKETLKQALELSQAADELGVNGAYFRVHHFAPQNASPMPLLGAIAATTEHIEVGTGVIDMRYENPLYLAEEAAALDQLADGRVALGVSRGSPEPAERGWEAFGYTGSTDPRGADIAREHYKKFLKAVRGEAMAKAASAGEQYPQLYRPGTELPVLPYSPGLDRRIWWGAATHASAEQAAREGVNLMSSTLVLEATGQSLSELQAEQIKRYRAAWKEAGHDWTPRVSVSRSVFPVVSERDRQIFGFGESKDSIGMIDGTTGTFGRTYVDEPDKLIEQLLDDEAVQAADTLMLTIPNQAGVEINQSILANFAEHVAPALGWKPAQAGPVEGYPVQ, from the coding sequence ATGAAAGCATTCGGATTCTTAAGTTTCGGTCACTACAGCCTCAACGGCCACCCCAGCGGCAAGGAAACGCTCAAGCAGGCCCTCGAACTCTCGCAGGCCGCAGACGAGCTCGGCGTGAACGGCGCCTACTTCCGCGTCCATCACTTCGCTCCCCAAAACGCCTCCCCCATGCCTTTGCTCGGCGCAATCGCAGCCACCACCGAGCACATCGAGGTGGGCACCGGCGTTATCGACATGCGCTACGAAAACCCCCTGTACCTTGCCGAAGAAGCCGCCGCCTTGGATCAGCTTGCCGACGGGCGCGTGGCCCTCGGAGTCTCCCGAGGATCACCCGAACCGGCTGAGCGTGGCTGGGAGGCCTTCGGATACACGGGCTCCACAGATCCACGCGGCGCCGATATCGCACGCGAGCACTACAAGAAGTTCCTCAAGGCAGTGCGTGGCGAAGCTATGGCGAAGGCCGCCAGCGCCGGAGAACAGTACCCGCAGCTCTACCGGCCCGGTACGGAACTCCCCGTCCTGCCCTACTCCCCCGGCTTGGATCGACGTATTTGGTGGGGTGCAGCCACCCACGCAAGCGCCGAACAAGCTGCACGTGAGGGAGTGAACCTCATGAGCTCGACTCTGGTGCTCGAAGCAACTGGCCAAAGCCTCTCAGAACTGCAAGCCGAACAGATTAAACGCTACCGTGCCGCATGGAAGGAGGCTGGCCACGATTGGACGCCACGCGTTTCCGTTTCTCGCTCCGTCTTCCCGGTCGTCAGCGAACGGGATCGGCAGATCTTCGGCTTTGGCGAGTCCAAGGATTCCATTGGCATGATCGACGGCACCACCGGCACCTTCGGACGCACCTACGTTGATGAGCCGGACAAGCTCATTGAGCAACTGCTCGACGACGAGGCAGTGCAGGCCGCCGACACTCTCATGCTCACCATTCCGAACCAGGCGGGCGTGGAAATCAACCAGTCCATCCTTGCCAATTTCGCAGAACACGTCGCCCCGGCGCTCGGTTGGAAACCCGCGCAGGCAGGACCCGTGGAAGGCTACCCCGTGCAGTAA
- a CDS encoding sodium/glutamate symporter, translated as MEYTPFTMMTDVGFISILMVVGTFMRRHFAWFRKLLIPASITAGLLGLLLGPEVLGIIPFSDKLGAYSTLLIAVVFASMPYTMNFNTGEAAKARNMWAFSTGMFLGQWGIFILVGALVVAPIWGTEDWFGMMLPVGFVGGFGTAAAVGGALDDSGVAASLGFTSATVGTLAAIVGGIIMANWAIRTGRTNTLPKELPWELRSGHYEDHENRPSIGSATTNPSSIEPLALHFGFIVVTVLFAYLAQQGISSIFPDVSIPLFALSFVAGICGVIFLKVIRRPHYLDPQTVKSISGGSTDFLIAFGIASIVPAAVASYLVPLIILFVLGVVYCLIFTLVIAPKFFGEQWFERGLFGWGWATAAVATGIALLKIVDPDLKSGALSEYGVAYVGFAPFEIGMTILAPLAVIGGFVLGLGVAGTAVALVILALPFFLGWTKQKS; from the coding sequence TTGGAATACACCCCCTTCACCATGATGACTGATGTCGGTTTTATTTCGATCCTCATGGTGGTCGGCACCTTCATGCGTCGCCACTTTGCATGGTTTCGCAAACTGCTGATCCCGGCATCAATCACCGCCGGACTTCTTGGCCTGCTTCTCGGCCCCGAAGTCCTCGGCATCATTCCTTTTTCCGACAAGCTCGGCGCCTATTCCACCCTGCTGATCGCCGTAGTATTCGCATCGATGCCCTACACCATGAACTTCAACACTGGTGAAGCCGCGAAAGCGCGCAACATGTGGGCATTCTCCACCGGCATGTTCCTTGGGCAGTGGGGCATTTTTATCTTGGTTGGCGCACTCGTTGTAGCTCCCATCTGGGGCACCGAAGACTGGTTCGGCATGATGTTGCCCGTCGGGTTCGTGGGTGGTTTTGGCACCGCGGCAGCCGTTGGTGGAGCCTTGGACGACTCCGGCGTTGCAGCTTCTCTCGGTTTTACCTCTGCAACAGTTGGCACGCTGGCCGCCATCGTGGGTGGCATTATTATGGCGAACTGGGCCATTCGAACTGGCCGCACCAATACTTTGCCCAAGGAGCTCCCCTGGGAACTTCGAAGTGGTCACTATGAGGATCATGAAAACCGCCCCTCCATCGGCAGTGCCACCACTAACCCATCGAGCATTGAACCCCTCGCCCTGCACTTCGGTTTCATCGTTGTTACCGTGCTTTTTGCGTATCTCGCGCAGCAGGGGATCAGCAGCATTTTCCCTGATGTTTCCATTCCGCTCTTTGCGCTTTCTTTCGTGGCGGGAATCTGTGGAGTGATCTTCCTCAAGGTCATCCGCCGCCCCCACTACCTGGATCCGCAGACCGTGAAGTCGATCTCCGGTGGCTCGACGGATTTCCTGATCGCCTTTGGCATTGCGTCCATCGTCCCTGCCGCGGTGGCAAGTTATCTGGTGCCGCTGATCATTCTCTTCGTGCTGGGCGTGGTGTATTGCTTGATCTTCACTCTTGTGATTGCTCCGAAGTTCTTCGGTGAGCAGTGGTTTGAGCGCGGGCTTTTCGGCTGGGGCTGGGCTACCGCTGCAGTGGCTACCGGTATCGCGCTGTTGAAGATCGTCGACCCGGATCTTAAGTCCGGCGCCTTGAGCGAATACGGCGTTGCCTATGTGGGGTTCGCTCCCTTCGAAATCGGTATGACGATCCTGGCGCCGCTGGCCGTCATCGGTGGCTTTGTGCTGGGTCTTGGCGTCGCGGGCACGGCGGTAGCGTTGGTGATTTTGGCATTGCCCTTCTTCTTGGGGTGGACCAAGCAAAAATCTTGA
- the clpB gene encoding ATP-dependent chaperone ClpB, whose translation MNAFNPTTKTQEALQQALQQASAKGNPDIRPEHLLTAILSQEDGIAIPVLRATGVDPKTVLDEARGLVEKLPSAEGSNMANPNFNRDALNALNAAQELAGELGDDYVSTEVLLAGIARGKSDAAALLTKRGATYDVIKGVFPSVRGNKKVTNEDPEGQFQALEKYSTDLTARAREGKIDPVIGRDSEIRRVVQVLSRRTKNNPVLIGEPGVGKTAIVEGLARRIVAGDVPESLKGKTLISLDLGSMVAGAKYRGEFEERLKAVLDEIKSAEGEIITFIDELHTIVGAGATGDSAMDAGNMIKPLLARGELRLVGATTLDEYRKYIEKDAALERRFQQVFVGEPSVEDAVGILRGLKERYEVHHGVRIQDSALVAAATLSDRYITSRFLPDKAIDLVDEAASRLRMEIDSSPQEIDELERIVRRLEIEEMALEKETDIASKERLEKLRQELADEREKLGELQARWNNEKGAVNKVREAKEELERLRQESEIAERDGDYGRVAELRYGRIPELEKEVAAAEAETQETTMISEEVTPDTIAEVVSAWTGIPAGKMLQGETEKLLNMELELGARVVGQHEAVQAVSDAVRRARAGVADPNRPTGSFLFLGPTGVGKTELAKALAEFMFDDERAMVRIDMSEFGEKHSVARLVGAPPGYVGYDQGGQLTEAVRRRPYTVVLFDEVEKAHPDVFDILLQVLDEGRLTDGQGRTVDFRNTVLILTSNLGAGGTREQMMDAVKHAFKPEFVNRLDDVVIFDPLSEEQLTSIVDIQIRQLAARLQGRRLVLDVSDAAKLWLAERGYDPAYGARPLRRLIQQAIGDQLAKKLLAGEVRDGDTVHVDVADGGEQLDVEAR comes from the coding sequence ATGAACGCTTTTAATCCAACAACGAAAACTCAAGAGGCCCTGCAGCAGGCATTACAGCAGGCCTCCGCGAAGGGCAATCCAGATATTCGCCCGGAGCATTTACTCACGGCCATTTTGAGCCAGGAAGACGGTATTGCAATTCCCGTGCTGCGAGCCACGGGCGTTGATCCGAAGACGGTGCTCGATGAGGCTCGCGGGCTCGTCGAAAAGCTCCCAAGCGCCGAGGGTTCCAACATGGCGAACCCGAACTTTAACCGCGACGCCTTGAATGCGCTTAATGCTGCTCAGGAGCTGGCAGGGGAGCTTGGCGACGACTACGTCTCCACCGAAGTGCTGCTCGCCGGTATCGCTCGTGGCAAGTCCGATGCGGCAGCATTGCTGACCAAGCGCGGCGCGACCTATGACGTGATCAAGGGGGTCTTCCCCTCCGTGCGTGGCAACAAGAAAGTCACGAACGAGGATCCTGAAGGGCAATTCCAGGCATTAGAGAAATACTCCACTGATCTCACGGCGCGTGCGCGCGAAGGCAAGATTGACCCGGTGATCGGCCGTGATTCGGAGATTCGCCGCGTGGTGCAGGTACTTTCGAGGCGCACCAAGAACAACCCTGTACTCATCGGTGAGCCCGGCGTGGGTAAAACCGCCATCGTGGAAGGCCTTGCGCGCCGCATTGTCGCAGGGGATGTGCCGGAAAGCCTGAAGGGCAAGACGCTGATCAGCCTGGATTTGGGCTCGATGGTGGCCGGTGCCAAGTACCGCGGCGAGTTCGAGGAACGCCTCAAGGCCGTGCTCGATGAGATCAAGAGTGCTGAGGGTGAGATCATCACCTTCATCGACGAGCTGCACACGATCGTGGGCGCTGGTGCCACGGGTGATTCCGCCATGGACGCCGGCAATATGATTAAGCCGCTGCTGGCTCGCGGTGAACTGCGCCTGGTAGGTGCCACCACCTTGGACGAGTACCGCAAGTACATCGAAAAAGACGCCGCGCTGGAGCGTCGCTTCCAGCAGGTCTTCGTGGGCGAGCCTTCCGTCGAGGACGCCGTGGGTATCCTGCGCGGGCTGAAGGAACGCTACGAGGTGCACCACGGCGTGCGCATTCAGGACTCCGCGCTGGTGGCCGCAGCAACGCTGTCGGATCGCTACATCACCTCGCGCTTCCTGCCGGACAAGGCCATCGACCTGGTGGATGAAGCAGCATCGCGCCTGCGCATGGAAATCGACTCCTCCCCGCAGGAGATCGACGAGCTCGAGCGCATCGTCCGCCGCCTCGAAATCGAGGAGATGGCGCTGGAAAAGGAGACGGATATTGCCTCCAAGGAGCGCCTGGAAAAGCTGCGCCAAGAGCTTGCCGACGAGCGCGAGAAGCTCGGCGAACTCCAGGCACGCTGGAATAACGAGAAGGGCGCGGTGAACAAGGTCCGCGAGGCAAAGGAAGAGCTGGAGCGATTGCGCCAGGAATCCGAGATTGCCGAGCGCGACGGCGACTATGGCCGAGTGGCAGAGCTGCGCTACGGGCGCATCCCCGAGCTGGAAAAGGAAGTGGCTGCGGCTGAGGCCGAGACTCAGGAGACCACGATGATCTCCGAGGAAGTCACGCCTGACACCATCGCCGAGGTCGTCTCCGCGTGGACCGGCATCCCCGCAGGCAAGATGCTGCAGGGCGAGACGGAAAAGCTGCTCAATATGGAGCTGGAGTTGGGTGCCCGAGTGGTAGGCCAGCACGAGGCCGTGCAGGCAGTATCCGATGCTGTGCGCCGTGCTCGCGCCGGTGTTGCCGACCCGAATCGACCCACCGGCTCCTTCCTCTTCCTGGGCCCCACCGGCGTTGGTAAGACGGAGCTTGCCAAGGCGTTGGCGGAGTTCATGTTCGACGATGAGCGCGCCATGGTTCGCATCGACATGTCCGAGTTCGGTGAGAAGCACTCCGTGGCCCGCCTCGTCGGTGCCCCTCCCGGATACGTCGGCTACGACCAGGGCGGCCAGCTCACCGAGGCAGTGCGACGCCGCCCCTACACCGTCGTGCTGTTCGACGAGGTAGAAAAGGCTCACCCGGACGTCTTCGACATCCTCTTGCAGGTGCTCGACGAGGGCAGGCTTACCGACGGCCAAGGCCGCACCGTGGACTTCCGCAACACCGTGTTGATCCTGACCTCCAACCTGGGCGCCGGTGGCACCCGGGAGCAGATGATGGACGCGGTAAAGCACGCCTTCAAGCCGGAGTTCGTCAATCGCCTGGACGACGTGGTGATCTTCGATCCGCTCAGCGAGGAACAGCTCACGAGCATCGTGGACATTCAGATCCGCCAACTGGCAGCTCGACTCCAGGGCCGCCGCCTGGTACTGGACGTGTCCGATGCCGCCAAGCTGTGGCTTGCCGAGCGGGGCTATGACCCCGCCTACGGTGCACGCCCGCTGCGCCGACTGATCCAGCAGGCCATTGGCGATCAACTGGCCAAGAAGCTGTTGGCCGGTGAAGTCCGCGACGGCGATACCGTCCACGTGGACGTTGCCGATGGTGGCGAGCAGTTGGATGTAGAGGCCCGCTAA